One Argentina anserina chromosome 6, drPotAnse1.1, whole genome shotgun sequence genomic window, TTTTGAGATTGAGAGCAATGACAATGAAAATGACAGAGGTGACCTGAATGAACAGGTATTTGAAATTCAAGGCAGTGACAATGAGATGAGCAGGAATGATGATGCTGTTATTGATATTCAAAGTGGCGGATCTCAAGAGAAGGTTTATCCCCAACCAGTTGTGGGTTTGGAGTTTGAGTCATATGATGATGCTTACAATTATTATAATTGCTATGCTAAGGAACTTGGATTTGCCATCAGGGTGAAGTCTTCGTGGACAAAACGTAACAGCAAAGAGAAACGGGGTGCAGTTCTATGTTGCAACTCTGAGGGTTTTAAAACAAGCAAAGAAGTAAATAGTCGCAAGAAAGAAACCAGAACTGGTTGTCTAGCAATGATAAGGTTGAGACTGGTAGAATCTAACAGATGGAGGGTGGATGAAATCAAGCTTGAACACAACCATTTATTTGATCCTGAAAGAGCACAGAACTCCAAGTCTCACAAGAAGATGGATTCTGGGGCTAAAAGAAAGATGGAGCCAACCCTTGATGTTGAAGTACGCACTATCAAGTTATATTGGACACCTGGTGCTCACATAGTTGGTCATGGAagttcaaactcttatgaaggAGAAAGTAGCAGCTATTTTGATGTGTCCAAGAGACTAAAACTCAAACAAGGAGATGCAAGAGcaatttatgaattttttaGTGGGGTACAGCTAACTGATCCCAATTTTTTCTATGTCAATGATCTCAGTGATGAAGGCCaattaaagaatgtgttttgGATTGATTCTAGGTCCAGAGCTGCATACAGTTACTTTGGTGATGTAGTTGCATTTGACACTACATGCTTGTCAAACAATTTTGAGGTTCCGCTTGTGGCATTTGTTGGAGTAAATCACCATGGGAGGACAATTTTGCTTGGTTGTGGTTTGCTTGCTGATGAGACACTGgagacatatatatggttattTAGGGCATGGCTTACTTGTATGTCTGGTCGCCCTCCACAGACTATCATCACGAACCGGTGCAAGGCCATTCACAGTGCTATAGTAGAGGTATTTCCTAGGGCTCATCATCGTCTCTGTACTGCAAATGTTGTGCAAAGCATTCTCGAGAATATGGAAGCACTGCAAGACTATGAGGCATTTCGGATGTTTTTAAGTAGAACTGTATACGACTCATCAAAAGTGGATGAGTTTGAATCAGGGTGGGAGATTATGATCCAGAGATTTGGAATTAGAAATCATGAATTTCTTCAAACTTTGTATGAAGATCGTGAACGCTGGGGTCCAGCTTATTCAAAGGACACATGTTTGTCGGGAATGCCCGATCTTCAAAATGGTGAGTCCACAAGGCCATTTTTTGATGGTCATATTCATCAAAACACTTCTTTCGAAGAGTTTTTCAAGGTTTATGATTTAGTTCTGGAAAATAAGCGTCATGAAGAAGCTCATAATGATGTAGAGTCCAGAGACTTGAACCCCATTCTAAGAACACGGTGCTACTATGAGTTGCAGCTCTCGAAATTCCTCACGAAAGATGTATTCAGAAAGTTTCAACATGAGGTTGCAATGATGTCATCCTGTTTTAGCATTACTCAAGTTCATACAAATGGACCAATAGTGACATACATGATCAA contains:
- the LOC126798146 gene encoding protein FAR1-RELATED SEQUENCE 8-like, which encodes MTGNDITSSPTNRTLSLNSDLHITIEEGSQNSEQLLKDENCDIGNDCEQLFEVEGSGDESERDDTGDQFFEIESNDNENDRGDLNEQVFEIQGSDNEMSRNDDAVIDIQSGGSQEKVYPQPVVGLEFESYDDAYNYYNCYAKELGFAIRVKSSWTKRNSKEKRGAVLCCNSEGFKTSKEVNSRKKETRTGCLAMIRLRLVESNRWRVDEIKLEHNHLFDPERAQNSKSHKKMDSGAKRKMEPTLDVEVRTIKLYWTPGAHIVGHGSSNSYEGESSSYFDVSKRLKLKQGDARAIYEFFSGVQLTDPNFFYVNDLSDEGQLKNVFWIDSRSRAAYSYFGDVVAFDTTCLSNNFEVPLVAFVGVNHHGRTILLGCGLLADETLETYIWLFRAWLTCMSGRPPQTIITNRCKAIHSAIVEVFPRAHHRLCTANVVQSILENMEALQDYEAFRMFLSRTVYDSSKVDEFESGWEIMIQRFGIRNHEFLQTLYEDRERWGPAYSKDTCLSGMPDLQNGESTRPFFDGHIHQNTSFEEFFKVYDLVLENKRHEEAHNDVESRDLNPILRTRCYYELQLSKFLTKDVFRKFQHEVAMMSSCFSITQVHTNGPIVTYMIKEREGEEILRGVRDFEVMYDKAGAEVRCMCSCFNLNGYLCRHALCILNYNGVEEIPFQYILPRWRKDFKRLYVPDLGCNNVDITNPVQWFDHLYRRAMQVVQEGMISHDHYMVCWQAFKESLNRVRLVADKQV